GGCATGGGTGATCTGGAAGAAGTGGCGCGCGAAAAAGGCAGTATTTTTGGTGGCTTGCTGCCGAATGGTGTGGCCATCATCAATGCCGACGACACCTATGCGGACTTCTGGCGGGGCATGGCCGGTGTGCATGCCGTGCGGACTTTCGGTATCGATCATGCTGCCGATGTACGCGGTGCCGTTCGTCAGCATGGTCTCGAAATCGCCATTGAATTGTCGGCCGCCGAGGGCGCCGCGGCAATTACCTTGCATATTCCAGGTCGTCACAATGCGCGCAATGCCGTCGCTGCGGCCGCCGCCTGTCTTGCTGCTGGCGTAACGATGGCCGACGTCGCTGCTGGGCTGGAGGCGTTTTCCGGCGTCAAAGGGCGCTTGCAGCGCCGTGCCGGCAACAAGGGTGCGGAAATTCTCGACGATACCTATAACGCCAATCCGGACTCGGTTCGTGCCGGTATCGATGTGCTGGCCGCAACGATCGGGCGCAAATTGATGGTCCTTGGCGACATGGGTGAAATCGGCGAAGCGAGCGGTCAGTTTCATGACGAAGTCGGTGGCTATGCCAAGAGCCAGGGCATTGATCGGCTGTTCGCTTTTGGCGATGCCGCGCAGCAAGCGGTGCGCAACTTTGGTGAAGGTGCCAAGCATTACTGCAACATCGAAAAACTGATCGCTGCGGTCGACAAGGAATTGGGGCCGGATACCACCGTTCTGGTGAAGGGCTCCCGCTTTATGAAAATGGAACGTGTGGTGGATGCCCTTGCGGCACCAGCCAGCGTCGAGGAGAAAAACTGATGCTGCTGGCTCTTGCCCAATGGCTCGCCCAGGACGTTCGTTTCTTCAACGTCTTCAACTACATCACGCTGCGCACGGTGCTGGCGACGATGACTGCGCTGCTCATTTCGTTTGCCGCCGGCCCCAGCGTCATTCGCTGGCTGGCTGCCAAGAAGATTGGTCAGGCGGTGCGTAGCGACGGGCCGCAAACGCACTTGATCAAATCGGGCACGCCGACCATGGGTGGCGTGCTGATCCTGATTTCCATTGGTATCACGACCCTTCTGTGGGGCGACTTGACCAACAAATACGTGTGGACCGTGCTAATCGTGACGCTCGGTTTCGGCATCGTCGGCTGGTACGACGACTGGAAGAAGGTGGTCTATCGCGACCCCAAGGGGCTGTCGGCCGGCTGGAAATACCTGTGGCAATCCGTGCTCGGCCTTGGCGCCGCCCTGTTCCTCGCCTTCTCGGCCAAGTCCGGTGCGCAGACCGAACTGATTGTTCCTTTCTTCAAGACCATCGCCTACCCGCTGGGCATTGTCGGCTTCATCACGCTGACCTACTTCGTGATTGTCGGCACCAGCAACGCGGTGAACCTGACGGATGGTCTCGATGGCCTGGCCATCATGCCGACCGTGATGATCGCAGCGGCCTTTGCGATTTTTGCCTACGTCACCGGCCACGTTGTGCTGGCCAAGTACCTGTTTATCCCGCACGTGCCGGGTGCTGGCGAGTTGTGCATCCTGCTCGGCGCCATTGCCGGTGCGGGTCTCGGCTTCCTGTGGTTCAACGCCTATCCGGCCGAAGTCTTCATGGGCGACGTCGGTGCGCTCTCGCTCGGCGCTGCGCTGGGTACGGTGGCGGTCATCCTGCGTCAGGAAATCGTGCTGCTGATCATGGGCGGCGTCTTCGTCGTCGAAACGCTGTCGGTCATGCTCCAGGTCGGCTACTTCAAATACACCAAGAAGAAATTCGGCGAGGGCCGTCGCATTCTGCGCATGGCGCCGCTACATCACCATTTTGAACAAACCGGCTGGAAGGAGACGCAGGTCGTCGTCCGCTTCTGGATCATCACCATCATGCTCGTGCTGGTCGGGCTTTCTTCGTTGAAGTTGCGCTAAGACATGGAACTTCAGGGGAAACGCGTTCTGGTGGTCGGACTTGGTGAGTCCGGACTGGCGATGGCCAAGTGGCTGCATCGCCAGGGCGCGCTGGTTGGTGTCGCCGATTCGCGCGACAACCCGCCGAATGTTGATGCCCTGCAACGTGTCGCACCGGGTGCCGAACTGATCGCTGGGCCGTTTACCGAGGCACCGTTTGCCAGTGCCGACCTCGTGGCACTGTCACCGGGGGTACCCAAGGCAACGCCGGTGATTACTGCGGTCGACCGGAAAATTGTGTCGGAAATCGAATTTTTTGCCGCCGGTGTTCGTGAGCAGGTACCGGGTTCGAAGATCATCGCAATCACCGGCAGCAATGGCAAGACGACGACCACGGCGCTGACCGCGCACATTCTGAATGGCGCCGGCGTGCCGGCCATCGCCTGTGGCAACATTTCACCGTCCGCCCTCGATGCCCTGATGGATGCGCAGGACGCCGGCACTTTGCCGCAAGTCTGGGTGGTCGAACTGTCCAGCTTCCAGCTCGAAACGACACACCACCTGAATGCCGAAGCTGCGACCGTGCTCAACGTGTCGGAAGATCACCTCGATCGTTACGATGGCAGTCTGGCCAACTATGCCGCCGCCAAATCGCGCGTCTTCAAGGGCAAGGGCATCATGGTGCTCAATCGTGACGACGATTACTCGATGGCCAATGGCCGTTGCGGTCGCGCAATGGTGACGTTTGGCCTGACCGCAGCGCCGCGCGGCGTCGATTATGGCTTTGCCGACGGAGCCATCTGCCGTGGCAAGGTAAAACTCGTTGCACTGGCTGACCTCAAACTCTCCGGGTTGCACAATGCCGCCAATGCCATGGCCGCGCTGGCCCTGTGCGAAGCCATCGGCATCGAGCCGGCCCGCCTGATTGAGCCGCTCAAATCATTCGCTGGCCTGCCGCATCGCGTTGAAACGGTCGCCGACATCGGCGGCGTACTTTACGTCGATGATTCCAAGGGCACCAACGTCGGCGCCACGCTGGCCGCCATCGAAGGTATGGGCCGCAAGGTTGCCATCGTTCTCGGCGGCGACGGCAAGGGACAGGATTTTTCGCCGCTCAAGCCAGCGCTGGAAAAACATGGCCGCGCCGTGGCGCTGATTGGTCGCGATGCCGCCGCCATCGGCATGGCGCTCGAAGGCAGCGGCGTACCGACGCGCATCGTCGGCGACATGGAGGCTGCCGTCTGCTGGCTGGCTGCCCAGGCTCAATCTGGTGATTGCGTGCTGCTGTCGCCAGCCTGCGCCAGCCTCGACATGTATCGCAACTACGCTCACCGCGCCCAGGCTTTCATTGACGCGGTGAGGGGCTTGTCATCATGATGCTCGGCGCCCTCGACTCCCCACGTCGCCAGGTCGCCGAGATCGACTACGCGCTGCTTTGGAGCATCTTGATCCTGCTCTTTGCCGGGCTGGTCATGGTCTATTCGGCCTCGATCGCCATTGCCGAAGGTGGTCGCTTTACCGGGCATCAGCCAGCCTACTACCTGGTGCGCCACGGTGTATTCCTGTGCATCGGCCTGGTCGCCGCCGCGGTGACTTTCCAGGTGCCGCTGTCGCTTTGGCAGAAGAATGCGCCTTACCTGTTCATGATCGGCGTCGCGCTGCTGGCCTTCGTGCTGATCCCCGGCATCGGTCGCGACGTCAATGGTGCCCGCCGCTGGCTGTCGCTCGGCTTTGCCAATCTGCAGCCATCCGAACTGATGAAGATGTTTGCCGTGCTTTACGCGGCCGACTACACGGTGCGCAAGATCAACGTGATGCATGACCTGAAGCAGGCTTTCCTGCCGATGTTCGGTGCCATGGCCATCGTCGGCATGCTGCTGCTCAAGGAGCCGGACTTCGGTGCTTTTGTGGTCATCATTTCGATCGCCATGGGGATTCTCTTCCTGGGTGGTCTGAAAGCCCGCCTCTTCGCGCTGCTGATTGTTGGCCTGCTGATTGCCTTTGCGGTGATGATCA
The nucleotide sequence above comes from Betaproteobacteria bacterium. Encoded proteins:
- a CDS encoding UDP-N-acetylmuramoyl-tripeptide--D-alanyl-D-alanine ligase; amino-acid sequence: MKWLLSQVADATQGRLIGNDVEVTGVSTDTRTVADGQLFIALSGERFDAHDFLDQAITAGATALLVSDESKLPAGCSAVVVGDDTRLALGRLAAAWRARFSLPVIAVTGSNGKTTTKEMVAAILKVAFGTSVLSTRGNLNNDIGLPLTLLGLRPTHRAAVIEMGMNHPGEIAYLAQIGSPTVALVTNAQRAHLEGMGDLEEVAREKGSIFGGLLPNGVAIINADDTYADFWRGMAGVHAVRTFGIDHAADVRGAVRQHGLEIAIELSAAEGAAAITLHIPGRHNARNAVAAAAACLAAGVTMADVAAGLEAFSGVKGRLQRRAGNKGAEILDDTYNANPDSVRAGIDVLAATIGRKLMVLGDMGEIGEASGQFHDEVGGYAKSQGIDRLFAFGDAAQQAVRNFGEGAKHYCNIEKLIAAVDKELGPDTTVLVKGSRFMKMERVVDALAAPASVEEKN
- a CDS encoding phospho-N-acetylmuramoyl-pentapeptide-transferase, which produces MLLALAQWLAQDVRFFNVFNYITLRTVLATMTALLISFAAGPSVIRWLAAKKIGQAVRSDGPQTHLIKSGTPTMGGVLILISIGITTLLWGDLTNKYVWTVLIVTLGFGIVGWYDDWKKVVYRDPKGLSAGWKYLWQSVLGLGAALFLAFSAKSGAQTELIVPFFKTIAYPLGIVGFITLTYFVIVGTSNAVNLTDGLDGLAIMPTVMIAAAFAIFAYVTGHVVLAKYLFIPHVPGAGELCILLGAIAGAGLGFLWFNAYPAEVFMGDVGALSLGAALGTVAVILRQEIVLLIMGGVFVVETLSVMLQVGYFKYTKKKFGEGRRILRMAPLHHHFEQTGWKETQVVVRFWIITIMLVLVGLSSLKLR
- the murD gene encoding UDP-N-acetylmuramoyl-L-alanine--D-glutamate ligase, producing the protein MELQGKRVLVVGLGESGLAMAKWLHRQGALVGVADSRDNPPNVDALQRVAPGAELIAGPFTEAPFASADLVALSPGVPKATPVITAVDRKIVSEIEFFAAGVREQVPGSKIIAITGSNGKTTTTALTAHILNGAGVPAIACGNISPSALDALMDAQDAGTLPQVWVVELSSFQLETTHHLNAEAATVLNVSEDHLDRYDGSLANYAAAKSRVFKGKGIMVLNRDDDYSMANGRCGRAMVTFGLTAAPRGVDYGFADGAICRGKVKLVALADLKLSGLHNAANAMAALALCEAIGIEPARLIEPLKSFAGLPHRVETVADIGGVLYVDDSKGTNVGATLAAIEGMGRKVAIVLGGDGKGQDFSPLKPALEKHGRAVALIGRDAAAIGMALEGSGVPTRIVGDMEAAVCWLAAQAQSGDCVLLSPACASLDMYRNYAHRAQAFIDAVRGLSS
- the ftsW gene encoding putative lipid II flippase FtsW yields the protein MMLGALDSPRRQVAEIDYALLWSILILLFAGLVMVYSASIAIAEGGRFTGHQPAYYLVRHGVFLCIGLVAAAVTFQVPLSLWQKNAPYLFMIGVALLAFVLIPGIGRDVNGARRWLSLGFANLQPSELMKMFAVLYAADYTVRKINVMHDLKQAFLPMFGAMAIVGMLLLKEPDFGAFVVIISIAMGILFLGGLKARLFALLIVGLLIAFAVMIIVSPYRRDRVFGFMDPWADAYGRGYQLSHSLIAFGRGELFGVGLGASVEKLFYLPEAHTDFLLAVVAEELGFFGVVAIIALFALLVQRAFAIGRQAVQLDRLYPALVAMGMGIWFGVQSFINMGVNMGLLPTKGLTLPLMSFGGSGVFANCVALAILLRVDWENRQLMRGGKL